One region of Camelina sativa cultivar DH55 chromosome 6, Cs, whole genome shotgun sequence genomic DNA includes:
- the LOC104698848 gene encoding uncharacterized protein LOC104698848, giving the protein MPDQVVPDQIVPRHNSHIRAIPLQMVLADQKEEPRDLEWERMSELRRLNRSHVRFEEGESSSKWPRTSYKEMQLREQQEAQSVTTQPRGRLRIRATARKRMVYPNKVHMRNQPYCELCEGVGHWTRNCWRTSLRRMLSPEHAECDSCGMRGHFTYRCPNPEYMRHWRPCDTCGMPIHLNNHCWRARPDRPLFTEPSRCTECGGGGHFPPSCPYRVVRERSNPSSQLVHTGENPLDRAIRDEEDPMNQAGTLLSVASTSTESPAEPQPEELARACVCTCEECTRRRNQ; this is encoded by the coding sequence ATGCCAGACCAAGTAGTACCAGACCAAATTGTGCCAAGACACAACAGTCATATTCGGGCTATACCGTTGCAGATGGTGTTAGCTGATCAAAAAGAAGAACCAAGAGACTTAGAATGGGAGAGGATGTCTGAGTTAAGAAGATTAAACCGAAGTCATGTAAGGTTTGAGGAAGGAGAAAGCAGTTCAAAATGGCCAAGGACGTCCTATAAGGAGATGCAACTGAGAGAGCAGCAGGAAGCACAGTCTGTGACTACGCAACCGAGAGGCCGACTGAGAATAAGAGCCACTGCGCGAAAGAGAATGGTATATCCGAACAAAGTCCACATGAGGAATCAACCTTATTGTGAGTTGTGCGAGGGAGTTGGACACTGGACCAGAAACTGTTGGAGGACGTCACTTAGACGCATGCTGTCACCCGAGCATGCGGAATGTGATTCGTGTGGAATGCGAGGGCATTTTACCTATCGCTGTCCGAATCCAGAATATATGAGGCATTGGAGGCCTTGTGATACTTGTGGGATGCCGATACATTTGAACAATCATTGTTGGAGAGCGAGACCAGATCGTCCATTGTTTACAGAACCTAGTCGTTGTACTGAGTGTGGGGGAGGTGGACATTTCCCTCCTAGCTGTCCATACCGAGTTGTGCGAGAAAGATCGAACCCATCAAGCCAACTTGTGCATACGGGGGAGAACCCGTTAGACCGAGCTATTCGAGATGAAGAAGACCCGATGAATCAAGCTGGAACCTTATTGTCTGTCGCCTCTACCTCAACCGAGTCTCCCGCAGAACCGCAACCTGAAGAATTGGCTAGGGCGTGTGTGTGCACTTGTGAAGAGTGTACTAGGCGCAGGAACCAGTAG